In Microcella indica, the genomic window CACCCACGAGGCCTCGCACCGGCAGATCTTCACCTCGGGTGTCGCCAACGATCGACTCGGCCGCATCCTCGCCGCTGGCGTCGTGGGCATCAGCTACCACTGGTGGATGCACAAGCACTCGCGTCACCACGCGAAGCCCAACCAGAAGGGCGCCGACCCCGACATCGCTCCCGACACGATCACGTTCATGCCGGAGGATGCCGCGAAGTCGACGGGCGCGATGGCGCTCATCACCCGCAAGCAGGGCTATCTGTTCTTCCCGCTTCTCACGCTCGAGGGCATCAACCTCCACCTGCGCTCCATCATCACGCTCTTCGACCGCGGACGCGTCGAGGGTCGCTTCCTCGAGCTCGGGCTCATCACAGCGCGCTTGAGCCTCTACATCGCCGTTGTCTTCTGGGCCCTGCCGCTGGGCATGGCCTTCGCGTTCCTCGGTGTGCAGCTCGCCGTCTTCGGCGTCTACATGGGCGCCTCCTTCGCGCCCAACCACAAGGGCATGCCGATCCTCCCCGCCGACACCGACCTCGACTTCCTCACGCGCCAGGTCATGACCTCGCGCAACCTGCGC contains:
- a CDS encoding fatty acid desaturase family protein; its protein translation is MTSSSSSAPGTIRRTSPRDPGSVGPTSTYSALMRTVRDSGLLRRRRGFYYAVFAGLALALGGLTTGFVLLGDSWYQLLIAAGLGLVLTQIAFVTHEASHRQIFTSGVANDRLGRILAAGVVGISYHWWMHKHSRHHAKPNQKGADPDIAPDTITFMPEDAAKSTGAMALITRKQGYLFFPLLTLEGINLHLRSIITLFDRGRVEGRFLELGLITARLSLYIAVVFWALPLGMAFAFLGVQLAVFGVYMGASFAPNHKGMPILPADTDLDFLTRQVMTSRNLRGGWWSTAMFGGLNYQIEHHLFPNMPRPALRHAAQIVREHSRTLGIPYTEAGILESYRIVIRYLNEVGLAARDPFDCPMVNRFRRT